TCAGAAATTCTCTTTTGGTTTCTTTGATTAAGATTAGGTAATTCAGAAGTAGTAATTGCCTCTTACTCAATTCGTTATCGGATGAAATGTAGCAATAAAATGAATAGCAATAAATAGAATTAATTGTGCTGAGGGGGTAGAAGTCAGGACAACTTTGCAAATATATAGAGTTCTAACTTTTATTTAGACATTCTTGTATAATTGCTTTTAAGTAGTTCTCCCTTAGCAAAACTTCTAGCATCTACTTATTAGCTCCCATTTCTTGATTAACTTGTTGGCTGAGATGCTTTACAAAAGCCAGAAATATTTCTTTCTGTTGACGTAAAATTATCTAGATCCAGCAAGCCTAATCAATCCTAACCATATATATTTGATTGATAATGCAAGGCTTTTTTAATAGTAATTTTACACAGATGTTTAAAAACTTTTGATACTAATTGCTTACTTATGCCGAAAAATATATGATTTGGACTTTGCAATAGTTGAATTGATTTTTTGAGGAATTTTAAGCCTATTGGAGGTGTTAAGCTGTCGTGTCAAGATTGGCAGACAACTATTTCGACAGGAAATTATGCAAGATTCTCTGATTTATCAAGATATCCTTCAAAGAGGAAGATAGCAGGAAGCGTTAGCACTTATAAGATGCGAACAATTGCAGAAATTAACGAGAAAATCATCCGCCAACGTGCGGTAGTGTTGACAACTGAAGAGTTAAAAGCACGAGTTGTAGAAATCGGTGTTACTAAAGCGGCTAAAGAAGTTGACGTAATTACCACTGGTACTTTTGAGCCGATGGAATCAAGCGGTGCAATTATCAATCTCGGACACACTGACCCTCCGATCAAAATTCGTCGTTGTTGGTTAGATGGTGTACCAGCATACTCTGGTTTCGGGGCAGTAGATTTATATTTGGGTGCGAGTTGTGCTGTGGAGACGACAGACGGAGAGGAAGTCCGAGAACGTGGCGGCGGTCATGTAATCGAAGATTTAATCGCTGGTAAAGCTATACATGTAAAAGCGCAAGGACAAGTAACAGATTGCTACCCCAGAGCAAGTTTTGAAACTACAGTTACCCGTGAAACGATTAATCAGTTTTATTTATTCAATCCGCGCAATCTTTATCAAAATTTTATTGTTGGTGTAAATGGTGGCGATCGCCCCCTCTTCACCTATCTGGGCCCTTTACAACCCCGTTTGGGGAATGCCGTTTACTCTAATCCCGGTGCTATTTCACCCTTACTCAACGATCCAGATTTGCAACTTGTTGGTATAGGGACTCGAATTTTTTTAGGCGGCGGTATTGGCTATGTTGCCTGGGAAGGCACTCAGCACTTCCCCTTACAAAAACGTTTAGCTAATCGTACACCAATTGGGCCTTCTGCGACTTTAGCTTTAATTGGTGATGCCAAACAAATGGATGCTCATTGGGTACGGGGTTGTTACTTTAAAAGTTATGGTCCCTCATTAATGTTAGGCGTTGGTGTCCCACTCCCTGTATTAAATGAACAAGTAGTTGAACACTGCGCCGTACAGGATAAAGACTTAGTAGCCCCAATAGTAGATTTTTCCATTCCCCGGCGCGTTCGTCCCACTTTTGGTTTGGTGAGTTATGCCCAACTCAAATCTGGGAAGATCGCTATTGAGGGCAAAGCTGTACGCTCTGCCCCCTTAGCGAGTTTGTTTTTTTCTAGGCAAGTCGCCCTAGAGTTGAAAAAGTGGATCGAAGCAGGAACGTTTACCCTCACAGAACCAGTTTCTCCAATTCCGATGGAGCGATCTTTTCTACCCCAAGACCGTCGAACGGATTTTTGATCTTGGGGCAGGGGGCAGAGGGCAGGGGGCAGAGGGCAGGGGGCAGAGGAGGCAGAGGAAGCAGGGGAGGCAGGGGAAGCAGAGGAAAAATAACTAATGCCCAATTCCCAATGCCCAATACAACTCTTGGAGAGGCTACGCCTTAAGCGTAGCTATGCCGCAGGCTTTACGGCTTCTCTACGAGACACTACGCGTTAGCGGAGCTTTCGCTTTAGCGATACCCTCAGTACAAGTTCCCAATGCCCAATGCCCAATTCCCTAATCTTGAGTTGGTTTCGGCCGCTTGATAATAGGCTTCGGAGCGGGCGCTCTTGGTATAGGTTTTGACACTACAGAAGTGTCGCCGCCTGCGCCTGTTTTTTTGATGGGACGCGGAGTTTCGCCACTACGTCTGGGGGGGAATGGTTTTCTACCACCAGCACTAGCACCACCGCCACCGCCAGCACGAGGGCCACCTCTGAATGGTGGTTTGCGTTTTTTGGGCAAGTCAGCGATCGCTTCAGCTTTTTCTACGATCAAAACATCAGCTTCTCGCTTGGCTTGGAAATCCCAGAACTTTCCTACCGCTTTGGTGGTCAGGACACCCCTCAATTTCAAC
The Nostoc punctiforme PCC 73102 genome window above contains:
- a CDS encoding homocysteine biosynthesis protein, yielding MRTIAEINEKIIRQRAVVLTTEELKARVVEIGVTKAAKEVDVITTGTFEPMESSGAIINLGHTDPPIKIRRCWLDGVPAYSGFGAVDLYLGASCAVETTDGEEVRERGGGHVIEDLIAGKAIHVKAQGQVTDCYPRASFETTVTRETINQFYLFNPRNLYQNFIVGVNGGDRPLFTYLGPLQPRLGNAVYSNPGAISPLLNDPDLQLVGIGTRIFLGGGIGYVAWEGTQHFPLQKRLANRTPIGPSATLALIGDAKQMDAHWVRGCYFKSYGPSLMLGVGVPLPVLNEQVVEHCAVQDKDLVAPIVDFSIPRRVRPTFGLVSYAQLKSGKIAIEGKAVRSAPLASLFFSRQVALELKKWIEAGTFTLTEPVSPIPMERSFLPQDRRTDF